Proteins found in one Clostridium kluyveri DSM 555 genomic segment:
- a CDS encoding biotin-dependent carboxyltransferase family protein, which translates to MDINVLKSGFLTTIQDLGRAGYQKYGVIVGGAMDTYALRMGNILIGNREGEGALEIALIGPYLNMKKGTLFSITGGDFLPTIDEKPVPMWRPVYLNRDAILKFSNCRVGCYGYLCVAGGFDLPEIMGSKSTYIKAEIGGYSGRALKKGDRINLNSPEAQSVNIINVLRRKLPSKIFTTVNWYVKGCKEGNSTYGFIRVIRGRNFKDFTKGSLERFFHNPFKISHESDRMGCKLLGPTLKLRKTFDMISEAVSFGTVQIPPDGNPIILLADRQTTGGYPKIAEITSVDIGKIVQMKPGEKIIFEEISLKDAENLYFYREKYIGDLKKAIYLKNSINFEI; encoded by the coding sequence TTGGATATAAATGTTTTAAAGTCAGGGTTTCTCACGACTATTCAAGACTTAGGGAGAGCTGGGTATCAAAAGTATGGGGTTATAGTAGGCGGTGCCATGGATACTTATGCACTTCGCATGGGAAATATTTTAATTGGCAATAGAGAAGGAGAAGGAGCACTAGAAATTGCGCTGATTGGACCTTATTTAAATATGAAAAAAGGTACCCTTTTTTCCATAACAGGAGGGGATTTTTTACCAACCATAGATGAAAAACCTGTACCTATGTGGAGACCTGTATATTTAAATAGGGATGCTATATTAAAATTCAGTAATTGTAGAGTAGGTTGTTATGGCTATTTATGTGTTGCAGGGGGATTTGATTTGCCGGAAATTATGGGAAGTAAAAGTACGTATATTAAAGCTGAAATAGGAGGCTATAGTGGTAGAGCTTTGAAAAAAGGTGATAGAATTAATCTCAATTCTCCAGAGGCACAGTCGGTTAATATTATAAATGTACTGAGGAGGAAATTGCCATCGAAAATATTTACTACAGTGAATTGGTATGTAAAAGGATGTAAGGAGGGAAATTCTACATATGGTTTTATAAGAGTTATTAGAGGAAGGAATTTTAAAGATTTTACTAAAGGGAGCTTAGAGAGATTTTTCCACAATCCTTTTAAAATTTCCCATGAGTCTGATAGAATGGGATGCAAACTGTTAGGGCCTACATTGAAATTGAGAAAAACTTTTGACATGATTTCTGAAGCAGTTTCTTTTGGCACAGTACAAATTCCCCCGGATGGTAATCCAATTATACTGTTGGCGGACAGACAGACTACGGGAGGGTATCCTAAAATTGCAGAAATAACTTCTGTAGATATTGGGAAAATTGTACAAATGAAACCTGGCGAAAAAATTATATTTGAGGAAATTTCCTTAAAGGATGCAGAAAACTTGTATTTTTATAGAGAAAAATATATAGGTGATTTAAAGAAAGCTATATATTTAAAAAATTCTATTAATTTCGAAATATAA
- the pxpB gene encoding 5-oxoprolinase subunit PxpB has translation MKQYKIEWNIFPMGESAILIEFGRKIDKDIHKTVRMFGEYLHKHPFEGMIEYVPAFSTVTIFYDIIKLRTKKAYKGIKKSSYEIVSSLINNMLDNFNVSIDEEERIVKIPVCYGGQFGPDLQYVAEYNKISVDRVIDIHSNNDYIVYMIGFAPGFPYLGGMSEKIAAPRRKSPRRSVPKGSVGIAGMQTGVYSISTPGGWQIIGNTPKVLFSPSTCPPSILRPGDVVRFYPISPGEYDKYKESENWI, from the coding sequence ATGAAACAGTATAAAATTGAATGGAATATTTTCCCTATGGGTGAGTCTGCAATTTTAATAGAATTTGGGAGGAAAATTGATAAAGATATTCACAAAACAGTTAGAATGTTTGGGGAATACCTTCATAAACATCCTTTTGAAGGAATGATAGAATATGTGCCTGCTTTTTCAACAGTTACCATATTTTACGATATAATTAAACTAAGAACTAAGAAAGCTTACAAAGGAATAAAAAAATCTTCCTATGAAATAGTTTCTTCTCTGATTAATAATATGCTTGATAATTTTAATGTATCTATAGACGAAGAAGAAAGGATTGTGAAAATTCCTGTATGTTACGGGGGGCAATTTGGACCGGATCTTCAATATGTTGCTGAATATAATAAAATTTCTGTAGATAGAGTAATAGACATTCATTCTAATAATGATTATATTGTATACATGATTGGATTTGCCCCTGGATTTCCTTATCTGGGAGGAATGTCTGAGAAAATAGCTGCTCCAAGGCGCAAGTCACCCCGCAGATCAGTTCCAAAAGGTTCTGTTGGAATTGCAGGAATGCAAACAGGTGTTTATTCAATAAGTACTCCTGGAGGGTGGCAAATTATTGGGAATACACCAAAAGTACTTTTTTCTCCTTCCACATGTCCGCCAAGTATTTTACGTCCAGGTGATGTGGTGAGATTTTATCCTATTTCTCCTGGTGAATATGATAAATATAAGGAAAGTGAAAATTGGATATAA